From a region of the Geothrix sp. 21YS21S-2 genome:
- the yqeC gene encoding selenium cofactor biosynthesis protein YqeC, whose protein sequence is MNLADALLPLLPDGRGVIAFVGAGGKTTALFRLARELAPRPVLLTTTTHLADPRLEPGREGRMVFDPALEGPFTGGPVPPAAPGLTILMAREADAPGKVKGIHPSWIPVLRGSWGLVLVEADGSRRLPVKAPAPHEPVLPPGTDLVVGVVGLDCLGRPLDGTVAHRPGLFAEITGCAPLEPIRWEHLAALVRHPRGLFKDARGARVLLLNKADTLGALPPLAGLFPGRVLLGSLLAPDGVILVEEDAP, encoded by the coding sequence ATGAACCTCGCGGACGCCCTGCTGCCCCTGTTGCCGGATGGCAGGGGGGTCATCGCGTTCGTGGGCGCAGGGGGCAAGACCACGGCCCTGTTCCGCCTGGCCCGGGAGCTGGCCCCCCGCCCCGTGCTCCTCACCACCACCACCCACCTCGCCGACCCGCGCCTGGAACCGGGCCGGGAGGGCAGGATGGTCTTCGACCCGGCCCTGGAAGGCCCCTTCACCGGCGGCCCCGTGCCCCCCGCGGCCCCCGGCCTCACGATCCTCATGGCCCGGGAGGCCGACGCCCCCGGCAAGGTCAAGGGCATCCACCCGTCCTGGATCCCTGTCCTGCGCGGGTCCTGGGGCCTGGTCCTGGTGGAGGCCGACGGCTCCCGGCGCCTGCCGGTCAAGGCCCCGGCCCCCCACGAACCCGTGCTGCCTCCGGGCACGGACCTGGTGGTGGGCGTCGTCGGGCTGGACTGCCTGGGCCGGCCCCTGGACGGGACCGTGGCCCACCGCCCGGGGCTTTTCGCGGAAATCACGGGCTGCGCTCCCCTTGAACCCATCCGCTGGGAGCACCTGGCCGCCCTGGTCCGGCACCCCCGGGGCCTCTTCAAGGACGCCCGGGGCGCCCGGGTCCTTCTCTTGAACAAGGCCGATACGCTCGGCGCCCTCCCGCCCCTGGCCGGGCTTTTCCCGGGCCGCGTCCTGCTGGGTTCCCTCCTGGCCCCCGATGGCGTCATCCTCGTTGAGGAGGACGCCCCGTGA